One part of the Populus alba chromosome 18, ASM523922v2, whole genome shotgun sequence genome encodes these proteins:
- the LOC118054207 gene encoding asparagine--tRNA ligase, cytoplasmic 1: MGDPATPPASELAAMAIIDGASLKHPFSDRVPVRSIVCRPDGGAGLAGNRVRAGGWVKTGREQGKGSFAFLEVNDGSCPANLQVIVDAGVEDLSTLVQTGTCVSVEGVLKVPPEGTKQKIELRVERVLHVGPTDPAKYPIPKTKLSLEFLRDHIHLRPRTNTISAVARIRNALAFATHSFFQEHGFLYIHTPIVTTSDCEGAGEMFQVTTLISEAEKLDKELIENPPPTEADIEAARLTVMQKGEIVAQLKAAKATRDDISAAVAGLKIAKENLSRLEERAKLKPGIPKKDGKIDYSQDFFSRQAFLTVSGQLQVETYACAVTSVYTFGPTFRAEHSHTSRHLAEFWMVEPEIAFADLQDDMNCAEAYVKYMCQWLLDKCFDDMELMAKLYDKGCIDRLRMVSSTPFERISYTEAVRLLEEAMRGGKEFEKNVEWGIDLASEHERYLTEEIFKKPVIVYNYPKGIKAFYMRLNDDSKTVAAMDILVPKVGELIGGSQREERYEVIQQRIVEMGLPLEPYDWYLDLRRYGTVKHCGFGLGFERMILFATGIDNIRDVIPFPRYPGRADL; the protein is encoded by the exons ATGGGAGACCCGGCCACGCCGCCAGCATCAGAACTCGCAGCGATGGCCATAATTGACGGCGCATCTCTTAAGCACCCATTTTCCGACAGAGTTCCGGTCCGATCCATCGTCTGTCGTCCCGATGGCGGAGCTGGACTGGCCGGGAATCGAGTCCGCGCTGGTGGGTGGGTGAAGACCGGGAGGGAGCAAGGGAAGGGCTCCTTCGCATTCTTGGAGGTGAACGACGGGTCGTGTCCAGCCAACCTTCAGGTTATCGTGGATGCTGGTGTAGAAGATCTGAGCACGCTTGTGCAGACTGGGACTTGCGTGTCCGTTGAGGGCGTGCTTAAGGTCCCTCCTGAGGGTACAAAGCAGAAGATCGAGCTCCGTGTTGAAAGGGTGCTCCATGTAGGCCCTACCGATCCTGCAAAGTACCCGATTCCCAAAACGAAGCTCTCTCTTGAGTTTTTGAGGGATCATATTCACCTTCGGCCCCGAACTAACACG ATTTCTGCAGTTGCTCGAATTCGCAATGCACTTGCTTTTGCCACACACTCTTTCTTTCAAGAGCATGGTTTTCTATACATTCACACCCCAATTGTCACCACAAGTGATTGTGAAGGTGCCGGTGAAATGTTTCAAGTTACTACCTTGATTAGCGAAGCTGAAAAGCTCGACAAGGAGCTGATTGAGAACCCTCCTCCTACAGAGGCTGACATAGAAGCTGCAAGGCTTACTGTCATGCAGAAAGGTGAGATTGTTGCTCAACTCAAAGCTGCCAAGGCAACCAGGGATGATATTAGTGCTGCAGTCGCAGGACTAAAAATAGCCAAAGAGAATCTCTCAAGGCTGGAGGAAAGAGCTAAGCTTAAACCTGGTATCCCTAAAAAAGATGGCAAGATTGATTATTCTCAAGATTTCTTTTCCCGTCAAGCTTTTTTGACTGTCTCTGGCCAACTTCAAGTAGAAACATATGCCTGTGCTGTCACTAGTGTCTATACATTCGGACCGACCTTTAGAGCTGAGCATTCTCACACTTCAAGGCATTTGGCTGAGTTTTGGATGGTGGAGCCTGAAATAGCATTTGCTGATCTTCAG GATGACATGAACTGTGCGGAGGCATATGTGAAATATATGTGTCAGTGGCTTCTCGACAAGTGTTTTGATGACATGGAACTTATGGCAAAGCTTTATGATAAAGGTTGCATTGATCGTCTAAGAATGGTTTCTTCTACCCCTTTTGAGCGTATTTCTTACACAGAAGCAGTGCGACTGCTAGAGGAGGCAATGAGGGGTGGTAAGGAGTTTGAGAAGAATGTGGAATGGGGGATTGATTTGGCATCTGAGCATGAAAG ATACTTGACAGAGGAGATATTTAAGAAGCCTGTAATTGTGTACAACTATCCGAAAGGAATAAAAGCTTTCTACATGAGGCTCAATGATGATTCAAAGACAGTGGCTGCTATGGATATCCTTGTACCAAAG GTGGGAGAATTGATTGGTGGAAGCCAAAGGGAGGAGCGCTATGAGGTTATTCAGCAGAG AATTGTTGAGATGGGACTGCCTCTTGAGCCATATGACTGGTACCTTGACCTGCGACGTTACGGGACTGTAAAACACTGTGGATTTGGCTTGGGCTTTGAGAGGATGATACTCTTTGCCACTGGAATTGACAATATCAGAGATGTCATCCCATTCCCCAGATACCCGGGCAGAGCAGATCTGTGA
- the LOC118054145 gene encoding large ribosomal subunit protein eL31: protein MVEKTKGRKEEVVTREYTINLHKRLHGCTFKKKAPKAIKEIRKFALKAMGTKDVRVDVKLNKHIWSRGIRSVPRRIRVRISRRRNDDEDAKEELYSLVTVAELPPEGTKGLGTKVIEEDD, encoded by the exons ATGGTGGAGAAAACAAAGGGGAGAAAGGAGGAGGTGGTCACTAGAGAATACACCATTAACCTCCACAAGCGTTTACATGGCTg CACCTTCAAGAAGAAGGCTCCTAAGGCCATAAAAGAGATTAGGAAGTTTGCTCTGAAGGCTATGGGAACTAAGGATGTGAGAGTGGATGTGAAGCTGAACAAACACATCTGGAGCAGAGGGATTCGAAGTGTTCCAAGGAGGATCAGGGTTCGCATTTCTCGCAGGAGAAATGATGATGAAGATGCAAAGGAAGAGCTCTACTCCCTTGTAACTGTTGCAGAACTCCCACCAGAAGGAACGAAGGGGCTTGGTACCAAGGTTATTGAAGAGGATGATTGA
- the LOC118054121 gene encoding phenylalanine--tRNA ligase beta subunit, cytoplasmic → MPTVSVGRDRLFAALGKSYTQEEFEDLCFKFGIELDDVTTEKAIIRKERHLDEEDEEVGDDEEIIYKIEVPANRYDLLCLEGIAQALRIFNEQEQTPTYTLANITQDSMLKMHVQPETSLIRPFVVCAVLRDITFDEASYNSFIDLQDKLHQNICRRRTLVAIGTHDLDTLQGPFTYEALHPENINFVPLKQEKNFRADELMEFYKSDMKLKKFLHIIENSPVYPIIYDSKRTVLSLPPIINGAHSAITLKTKNVFIECTATDLTKASIVLNTMVTTFSAYCQRKFEVEPVKVIYSDGKSYVYPDLSVYNMEVPLSYITGSIGVSLAAEKVTSLLNRMQLRAEHSVFDDNKCNINVLIPPTRSDVLHPCDVMEDVAIAYGYNDIPKRRLPSMKPLPLNQLEDLIRAEIAMNGFTEVLTWILCSYRENFASLNREDDQSSAVIIGNPRSSDFEVVRTSLMPGALKIIGHNKDHPKPIKIFEVGDIALLDESKDVGATNRRHLAALYCGTNSGFELIHSLVDRIMEVMGTPFVPIGDNTGYYIQRSNEPEFLPGRQASIIYKGKHFGNFGIVHPQVLNNFVITDPCSFLEIDIEHFL, encoded by the exons atgcCGACAGTTAGCGTGGGGAGAGATCGTTTGTTCGCAGCCCTAGGGAAATCTTACA CACAAGAAGAGTTTGAGGATTTGTGCTTCAAGTTCGGTATCGAGCTCGACGATGTG ACTACTGAGAAAGCAATTATTAGAAAAGAGAGGCACTTGGATGAAGAGGATGAAGAAGTAGGTGATGATGAAGAAATCATTTACAAAATTGAAGTTCCTGCTAACAG ATATGATTTGCTATGCCTTGAGGGGATCGCTCAAGCCCTCCGCATTTTTAACGAGCAGGAGCAGACGCCCACATATACACTTGCCAACATTACACAAGACTCAATGCTTAAGATGCATGTCCAACCAGAG ACATCCTTGATTCGTCCCTTTGTGGTTTGTGCTGTTCTGAGAGATATTACATTTGATGAAGCAAGTTACAATAGCTTCATTGATCTCCAAGATAAGCTTCATCAAAACATTTGTAG GCGAAGAACCCTAGTTGCAATTGGGACTCACGACTTGGATACATTACAAGGCCCTTTCACTTATGAG GCTTTGCATCCTGAAAACATAAATTTTGTACCACTGAAACAG GAGAAAAACTTCAGAGCTGATGAGCTGATGGAGTTTTACAAG TCTGATATGAAGCTGAAGAAGTTCTTACACATAATTGAGAATTCACCAGTGTATCCCATCATATATGATTCTAAAAG AACTGTTTTATCTCTACCACCAATTATTAATGGTGCACATTCAGCTATCACTCTGAAGACTAAGAATGTTTTCATTGAATGCACAGCCACTGATCTGACAAAGGCCAGTATTGTTTTGAACACAATG GTAACAACTTTTTCAGCATATTGTCAAAGAAAATTTGAGGTGGAACCCGTGAAAGTGATATATTCTGATGGAAAGTCATACGTCTACCCTGATTTATCTGTCTATAACATGGAAGTTCCTCTTTCATATATCACTGGCTCAATTGGAGTCTCTTTGGCAGCTGAAAAG GTCACCAGTTTATTAAATCGGATGCAATTGCGTGCTGAACATTCCGTATTTGATGACAACAAATGCAATATCAATGTATTAATACCTCCAACAAGAAGTGATGTTCTTCACCCTTGTGATGTTATGGAG gaTGTTGCAATTGCATATGGGTATAATGACATTCCGAAGAGAAGACTGCCATCCATGAAGCCACTGCCCCTGAATCAGCTCGAGGATCTTATCAGAGCAGAG ATTGCAATGAATGGGTTTACAGAGGTCTTAACATGGATTTTATGCTCTTATCGAGAGAATTTTGCCTCATTAAATCGAGAAGATGATCAATCAAGTGCAGTGATTATTGGAAATCCCCGTTCCTCAGATTTTGAG GTTGTCCGAACCAGCCTCATGCCTGGTGCTTTGAAAATTATCGGACATAACAAAGACCATCCTAAGCCAATCAAG ATTTTTGAAGTGGGTGACATAGCCCTATTGGATGAGAGTAAAGATGTTGGTGCAACAAACCGTCGCCATCTCGCAGCTTTGTATTGTGGCACAAACTCAGGATTTGAG CTTATTCACTCTTTGGTGGACAGAATCATGGAAGTCATGGGAACCCCTTTCGTCCCGATTGGTGACAATACAGGTTACTACATACAGCGGTCAAAT GAACCTGAATTTCTTCCGGGTAGACAAGCTAGCATCATTTACAAAGGGAAGCATTTTGGCAATTTTGGTATTGTGCACCCCCAG GTCTTGAACAACTTCGTTATTACTGATCCATGTTCCTTCTTGGAAATCGACATTGAGCATTTCTTGTAA